GAATCTCTTGTCAGCAGGCCCTCTTTGCGGAGAGGCGTTCTGTAATCCTCGGATATTTTCACAAGAGCTTTTGAAATGCCGTGGCGTATCGCCTGCGCCTGGGCGGAAATCCCGCCGCCGGACACATGGGCCTTGCAGTCGTATTTTTTGCGGTTGTCTGTGAGGATGAGAGGCCGCAGCACTTCGTGGCGGGCGGCCATTTCTCCCCTGAAATAAAGTTCAAAATCTTTTTTATTGACGGTTATTTTCCCGGAACCGTCCGAAAGCACTATTTTGGCTATGGCCAGTTTCCTTTTTCCCGAAGTCGCTATATCAGTCATTCTGTCCCCCCGCTATGTTCGCCGCATGCGGATGTTCCGCTCCGGGATATATTCTCACTCTTCTGAGAGCCGCGCTCCTTAACCGGTTT
This is a stretch of genomic DNA from Candidatus Omnitrophota bacterium. It encodes these proteins:
- the rpsI gene encoding 30S ribosomal protein S9 → MTDIATSGKRKLAIAKIVLSDGSGKITVNKKDFELYFRGEMAARHEVLRPLILTDNRKKYDCKAHVSGGGISAQAQAIRHGISKALVKISEDYRTPLRKEGLLTRDSRIVERKKPGQPKARKRFQYSKR